The Methanomassiliicoccales archaeon genome has a window encoding:
- a CDS encoding CBS domain-containing protein — MVERWICDSRVAEIMTREVISVSKDQSIRELVDMFEKYDFNSFPVEENGRLIGIVTKLNLLKAFSLGLEFRRTAYLDMIYAENVGDVMRKATISLEVDDTVKRAIEYMVEFSLRSLPVVDNGKLVGMVSRKDVVRCLEMGDEEGGSRIP, encoded by the coding sequence ATGGTAGAGAGATGGATATGTGACTCCAGAGTGGCAGAGATAATGACCAGGGAGGTCATCTCTGTCAGCAAGGATCAGAGCATCAGGGAACTCGTAGATATGTTTGAGAAGTACGATTTCAACTCCTTCCCGGTCGAGGAGAACGGTAGGCTCATAGGCATAGTCACGAAGCTCAATCTTCTCAAGGCCTTCAGCCTAGGTCTTGAGTTCCGCAGAACCGCTTACTTGGACATGATCTACGCTGAGAATGTAGGGGACGTCATGAGGAAGGCGACAATATCACTTGAGGTCGATGACACAGTGAAGAGGGCGATTGAATACATGGTCGAGTTCAGTCTGCGGAGCCTTCCCGTGGTGGATAATGGCAAGCTAGTCGGGATGGTGTCAAGAAAGGACGTGGTGAGATGCCTGGAGATGGGTGACGAGGAGGGAGGATCTCGAATTCCTTGA
- the purF gene encoding amidophosphoribosyltransferase: protein MDDRPKHSCGVVAMALNSDVNLFLKKGLRAIQHRGQESTGIAVFNGGIKYIRGMGLVHEVLCGREFSMLKGNVGIGHVRYSTSGTSSVQNCQPMVVTTSAGELAIAHNGDIVNSEKLRKKLQADGWAFLTDTDSEIIIRILANELVEAGEPFKAIKNTMRKLDGAYSITLMIENRVFGVRDPMGFRPLAIGSLSDGYGIASEDSAFDILKGNFIRDVAPGEIVEITSEGFSSAKSPGTANAATCMFEWVYFARPDSTIDGLEVFQARKNVGRQLAREQPAEADVVISVPDSGRGHAVGYSEESGIKYDEGLMKNRYVERTFILPDQADREESVALKLNPIKSTVKGKRVVLVDDSIVRGTTLRKIVQMVRRAGAKEIHVRIGCPPIRAPCYYGVDMKTRDQFVATNKSVDEIAREITADTLGYTSIEGLVKALGKPQSDLCLACLTGEYPTNIPGEKMRFQQRLDIDY, encoded by the coding sequence ATGGACGACCGGCCCAAGCACAGTTGCGGGGTTGTTGCCATGGCACTCAACTCCGACGTCAATCTATTTCTAAAGAAAGGCTTAAGAGCCATCCAACACCGTGGCCAGGAAAGCACAGGCATCGCCGTTTTCAACGGAGGCATCAAGTATATCAGAGGGATGGGACTGGTGCACGAAGTGCTGTGCGGTAGGGAGTTCTCCATGCTCAAGGGAAATGTGGGCATCGGTCATGTCCGGTACTCAACTTCCGGAACTTCCTCCGTCCAGAATTGCCAGCCTATGGTGGTCACTACCTCCGCAGGTGAGTTGGCGATCGCTCATAATGGGGACATAGTCAATTCTGAAAAGCTCAGGAAGAAGCTGCAGGCAGATGGATGGGCGTTCCTGACGGATACCGACTCCGAGATCATCATAAGAATTCTAGCCAACGAACTCGTGGAGGCTGGCGAACCCTTCAAAGCCATCAAGAACACCATGCGCAAGCTGGATGGGGCCTACTCAATCACCCTCATGATAGAGAATCGGGTGTTTGGAGTAAGGGATCCCATGGGCTTTCGTCCCCTAGCGATCGGCTCGCTATCCGATGGCTATGGCATCGCATCGGAGGATTCAGCCTTCGACATTCTCAAAGGCAATTTCATCCGGGACGTCGCACCGGGTGAGATCGTAGAGATCACCTCAGAGGGATTTAGTTCAGCTAAGTCACCAGGCACCGCAAATGCGGCGACCTGCATGTTCGAGTGGGTATACTTCGCTCGCCCTGATTCCACCATCGACGGCCTAGAAGTATTCCAGGCCAGGAAGAATGTCGGAAGGCAGCTGGCGAGAGAACAGCCCGCCGAAGCCGACGTGGTCATTTCAGTTCCCGACTCTGGAAGAGGTCACGCTGTCGGGTACTCAGAGGAGTCCGGCATCAAGTACGACGAGGGATTGATGAAGAACCGGTACGTTGAACGGACCTTCATACTTCCTGACCAAGCGGATAGGGAGGAGAGCGTTGCCCTGAAGCTCAATCCCATCAAGAGCACGGTCAAGGGCAAGAGAGTGGTGCTGGTAGACGACTCTATAGTAAGGGGTACGACGCTTCGTAAGATTGTCCAGATGGTACGGAGGGCAGGCGCGAAGGAGATCCATGTCCGGATCGGCTGCCCGCCAATAAGGGCTCCCTGCTACTATGGTGTGGACATGAAGACTCGTGATCAGTTCGTCGCCACCAACAAGAGCGTGGATGAGATCGCCCGAGAGATTACCGCTGACACGCTCGGCTACACGAGCATCGAGGGTCTGGTGAAAGCGCTTGGAAAGCCCCAGAGCGATCTGTGTCTTGCTTGTCTCACTGGAGAGTATCCCACCAATATCCCTGGAGAGAAGATGCGCTTCCAGCAGCGTCTCGACATTGATTACTAA
- a CDS encoding 50S ribosomal protein L37e: MGKGTPSMGKRASKKTHAPCRRCGKHSYNLRKGFCASCGYGKTAKMRSYNWAKTH, translated from the coding sequence ATGGGAAAAGGGACCCCCTCGATGGGAAAGCGAGCTAGCAAGAAGACCCACGCTCCTTGCAGGCGCTGCGGGAAGCATTCGTACAATCTAAGGAAGGGTTTCTGCGCCTCGTGCGGTTACGGAAAGACCGCGAAAATGCGCTCCTATAATTGGGCGAAGACTCATTAG
- a CDS encoding small nuclear ribonucleoprotein (Enables 3` processing of polyadenylated mRNAs and tRNA precursors) translates to MQKPLSVLNQAITKHVIVELKAGREYRGILDGYDPHMNLVLKNAEEFVRNEPIRKLDIAIVRGDNVIYISP, encoded by the coding sequence ATGCAGAAGCCTCTTTCGGTTCTTAACCAGGCGATTACCAAACATGTGATCGTTGAGCTCAAGGCGGGCAGGGAATATAGAGGTATACTTGACGGATATGATCCTCATATGAACCTTGTCCTGAAAAACGCCGAAGAGTTCGTCAGGAACGAACCAATCAGAAAGCTCGACATCGCCATCGTTAGAGGCGACAACGTGATTTACATTTCACCTTAG
- a CDS encoding YkgJ family cysteine cluster protein, producing the protein MSSEFEVDLSELEGRRFDCIDGCELCCLCQPEVMAEEAPFFRKNHPERLVWIDDPYEHLTIATKEVGGPCTFLESGRCKVYDHRPRFCRQYPFHLYLGERLQVELDLSCRGVWLDRGEEAIAIARDLISTREKQLLQFLSQTGDVYAEFWTNCDIAGVVTDITHIRDTIENEIGKGLEISILARMLESSADEGEVELPLNAKALLNNEKLDLEIAVMESALASLESDSPYSAPVYCDPTGKWHIFVVREDGIHWQVMDRDGDLHYMDSIDPMSVSIVDSKLTRTSVLRDYLRTLNRRDSFLGYVCYLEDLYGYEDYLSNTYLGAFSTTALDLLWRTTLLGNVFGIIGEDLMREGVIYYDMDRLGAPTIGAFY; encoded by the coding sequence ATGTCGTCGGAGTTTGAGGTGGACCTGTCCGAGCTGGAAGGAAGGAGATTCGATTGCATCGACGGATGTGAGCTGTGTTGTCTATGCCAGCCCGAGGTGATGGCCGAGGAGGCTCCTTTCTTCAGGAAGAATCATCCTGAAAGATTGGTATGGATCGATGATCCATACGAGCACCTGACCATAGCTACCAAGGAGGTTGGTGGACCTTGCACATTCCTAGAGAGCGGAAGGTGTAAGGTGTACGACCACAGGCCCAGATTCTGCCGCCAGTATCCGTTCCACTTGTATCTGGGGGAAAGATTGCAGGTGGAGCTGGACCTTTCATGCAGGGGTGTCTGGTTGGACAGAGGAGAAGAGGCGATCGCCATTGCCCGAGATCTGATTTCCACCAGGGAGAAGCAGCTTCTGCAATTTCTTTCCCAGACAGGAGATGTCTATGCTGAGTTCTGGACAAACTGTGATATCGCTGGAGTGGTCACAGACATCACTCACATAAGAGACACTATCGAGAATGAGATCGGAAAGGGATTAGAAATATCAATCCTGGCCAGGATGCTTGAATCATCTGCAGACGAAGGGGAGGTTGAGCTACCTCTCAATGCAAAGGCTCTGTTGAATAATGAGAAACTTGACCTGGAGATAGCGGTCATGGAGAGCGCGCTTGCCTCCTTGGAGTCCGATTCACCCTATTCAGCCCCTGTATACTGCGATCCCACTGGAAAGTGGCATATTTTCGTCGTGAGGGAGGACGGGATCCACTGGCAGGTGATGGACAGGGATGGCGACCTCCACTATATGGATTCAATAGATCCCATGAGCGTCAGCATTGTGGATTCCAAATTGACAAGAACATCTGTATTGCGAGATTACCTTCGGACCCTGAACCGCAGGGACAGCTTCCTCGGGTACGTCTGTTACCTTGAGGACCTATACGGGTACGAAGACTACCTTTCGAACACTTATCTCGGAGCCTTCTCCACCACAGCATTAGACCTTCTTTGGAGGACCACACTTCTAGGGAATGTCTTCGGGATCATCGGTGAGGATCTCATGAGGGAAGGGGTGATCTACTACGATATGGATAGGCTGGGTGCCCCCACTATCGGTGCTTTCTACTGA
- a CDS encoding amidohydrolase family protein yields MELTLEGRVLIGDQLVKCCIGVKDGKIVEIKKIMRWEEHLDFKDMLILPGGVDIHVHMREPGLTAKEDFSSGTKAAAFGGITCVMDMPNTIPPTTTIRAVEDKLDIASRKAWVDFGIFAGCTPGVDPTRLDKGVVGYKLYMGSTTGDLLVTEDDDIKKVLESIKESGSVLSVHAEDQAWLRNEPTWDLEGHASNRPYQAETTAIERLSSFSQYEKINICHISSKQGLELLSNLPFTKEVTPHHLLLSSKKDLGAMGKANPPLRSEANRKELFEAFKEGSFDILASDHAPHTFAEKEDEFDYAPSGIPGVETSLPLMLLLVKKGIIDLPMLVRMASYRPALLFNLNKGYIDVGMDADLMVVDPRIVSTIKGDRLHSRCGWTPYEGWESIFPYSVMVRGRMVVDEGVFMGERVGRNVVGV; encoded by the coding sequence ATGGAACTGACCTTGGAGGGCAGAGTTCTAATAGGCGATCAGTTGGTGAAATGCTGTATCGGCGTGAAGGACGGAAAGATCGTCGAGATCAAGAAGATAATGAGGTGGGAGGAGCATCTAGATTTCAAAGACATGCTCATTCTTCCGGGCGGTGTGGATATCCACGTTCACATGCGCGAACCCGGTCTCACAGCGAAGGAGGATTTCTCATCAGGGACCAAGGCGGCCGCCTTCGGGGGCATCACATGTGTGATGGACATGCCGAACACCATTCCCCCGACCACCACCATTAGGGCGGTGGAAGACAAGCTGGACATCGCGTCAAGGAAGGCATGGGTGGACTTCGGTATATTCGCGGGGTGCACTCCGGGGGTGGATCCGACCCGTTTGGACAAAGGTGTGGTGGGATACAAGCTATACATGGGATCCACGACAGGCGATCTTCTCGTCACCGAAGATGACGATATCAAGAAAGTACTGGAATCGATCAAGGAGAGCGGGAGCGTGCTCTCGGTCCACGCTGAGGACCAGGCCTGGTTGAGAAATGAGCCGACTTGGGATTTGGAAGGACACGCCTCGAATCGGCCTTATCAGGCAGAGACCACGGCCATCGAGAGATTGTCCTCATTTTCGCAGTACGAGAAGATCAACATCTGCCACATTTCCTCCAAGCAGGGACTGGAGCTACTCTCAAATTTACCTTTCACAAAGGAGGTGACACCTCACCACCTGCTGCTGAGCAGCAAGAAGGACCTCGGTGCAATGGGTAAGGCGAATCCCCCTCTCAGGAGCGAAGCCAACAGAAAGGAGCTCTTCGAGGCGTTCAAGGAAGGGAGTTTCGATATCCTGGCCTCGGATCATGCCCCCCATACATTCGCCGAGAAGGAGGACGAATTCGATTACGCTCCTTCCGGAATACCTGGTGTGGAGACGTCTCTCCCTCTCATGCTACTCTTGGTCAAAAAGGGCATTATTGACCTTCCAATGCTGGTCAGAATGGCCTCTTACCGACCCGCCCTTCTCTTCAATCTTAATAAGGGGTATATCGACGTTGGCATGGACGCTGATCTCATGGTAGTGGATCCAAGGATAGTATCTACCATCAAGGGCGACAGGCTCCACAGTAGATGTGGCTGGACGCCTTATGAGGGGTGGGAGTCGATATTCCCCTATTCAGTAATGGTAAGGGGCAGAATGGTGGTCGATGAAGGAGTATTCATGGGAGAGAGGGTAGGCAGGAATGTCGTCGGAGTTTGA
- a CDS encoding TIGR00296 family protein has translation MNDSEGELAVMIARKAVEAETLDNEPSKFDMPEGFRVKMGVFVTLSTYPDRDLRGCIGYPEPVYTLGGALIRAAQGACHDPRFPPLRGDEVEAVTVEVTILTPPEEVMVDRKELPAAIFVGKDGLIVERGPFKGLLLPQVPVEWEWDEETFLCHTCMKAGLTPDCWLDPQTKIFKFQGEVFTEDRPRGRVSRKPLE, from the coding sequence ATGAATGACAGCGAAGGAGAGCTGGCCGTCATGATTGCCAGGAAGGCAGTCGAGGCTGAGACTCTAGATAATGAGCCATCAAAGTTCGATATGCCAGAAGGATTTAGGGTGAAGATGGGAGTCTTCGTCACCCTAAGCACCTACCCAGATAGGGATCTAAGGGGGTGCATTGGATACCCAGAACCTGTCTACACCCTAGGAGGCGCGCTGATCCGTGCGGCCCAGGGTGCCTGTCACGACCCAAGGTTCCCGCCGCTCAGGGGAGATGAAGTGGAAGCTGTGACGGTGGAGGTGACCATTCTAACGCCTCCCGAAGAAGTAATGGTAGATAGAAAGGAGCTTCCCGCTGCTATCTTTGTCGGAAAGGATGGTCTCATCGTGGAGAGGGGGCCTTTTAAAGGATTACTGCTCCCCCAGGTCCCGGTTGAATGGGAGTGGGACGAGGAGACTTTCCTGTGTCATACCTGCATGAAGGCCGGTTTGACCCCTGATTGCTGGCTTGATCCCCAGACCAAGATTTTCAAGTTCCAGGGTGAGGTATTCACCGAGGACCGACCTAGGGGTAGAGTCTCCCGCAAACCCCTGGAGTGA
- a CDS encoding CBS domain-containing protein has product MAEIARDIYVDEVMTRSPVIGDPGMTAREAAQLMKNKEVGSLVIVENNQPMGILTEKDLVEKVVSENLLPSKVIVENIMSTPLVIASPGDSVVDAAERMAHLKLRRLPVVDEGSLVGILTENDILRISPSLIEITREWARINSSGLETESVGISVGYCEICGSYSDMLMHLDGRLLCSDCLEMEK; this is encoded by the coding sequence ATGGCCGAGATCGCTAGGGACATCTACGTGGATGAGGTAATGACCCGTTCACCAGTAATCGGCGATCCCGGGATGACAGCCCGAGAGGCCGCCCAACTCATGAAGAATAAGGAGGTGGGCAGCCTAGTGATCGTCGAGAATAACCAGCCAATGGGAATACTGACCGAGAAGGATCTCGTGGAGAAGGTGGTCTCAGAGAACCTCCTGCCTTCCAAGGTGATCGTTGAGAATATCATGTCAACCCCACTAGTTATCGCTTCCCCCGGAGACAGCGTGGTCGATGCTGCCGAGAGGATGGCGCATCTGAAGCTGAGGCGACTTCCTGTGGTTGACGAAGGTAGCTTGGTTGGCATACTCACCGAGAATGATATCCTTCGGATATCTCCATCATTGATCGAGATCACGAGAGAATGGGCGAGGATCAACTCGTCAGGTCTTGAGACTGAATCGGTTGGAATAAGTGTTGGATACTGCGAGATCTGCGGTAGCTACTCTGACATGCTGATGCATCTAGATGGAAGACTTCTCTGCTCCGACTGCCTCGAGATGGAGAAGTGA
- a CDS encoding aldehyde ferredoxin oxidoreductase family protein — translation MHAVGGKILYVDLTTGEMRTEETTPDLVKEYLGGDGLAVKLFTDNMDPSVQPLDASNVLVFAPGLFTGLPVPTGGKCLFLSRSPLTGTIAESVMGGNIGAEFKMAGYDALVITGRSEFPCVLRVWDDVIDIKGGSPYWGMVTRDAQEAIRRDLRVSSVACIGPAGEKLVRYATIDCEDRQCGRAGLGTVMGSKNLKAIAVRGTKDLTIADPEELIRLDLELQNTMENSGAFMDDTKYGTGEFLNWVNEERGVFPTRNWQESVFEDRKEIDPYYWAPRYTLRSKGCFGCTKACGKLFVVQEGKYSGTKLDGIEYETLYSLGGECSNPDIEALARANEVCDLLGIDTISAGVCIGFTMELVERGILSTDDLGMECRFGNPDAVVEMSEMIGRREGFGKLLGEGVMRAASEIGNDVERYAMHVKGMEPPAYDVRGIKGMGLGFMTSPRGACHLRSGVYALNLVGKFWRWDNVDRFAAEGKGEQVKAMEDFMTVYDSLGVCKFSRGFFLIEGYIPFIRAILDEEMSEEEILQVGERVNNLKQLFNYSVGVRREDFYLPRRLTEEPIKDGVAKGAIITEKEMHRMLDDYLDARGWDNDGKPGESKLRELRLA, via the coding sequence ATGCACGCGGTTGGGGGCAAGATCCTGTATGTGGACCTGACCACAGGGGAGATGAGAACGGAGGAGACAACACCAGATCTGGTCAAGGAATATCTAGGCGGGGATGGACTGGCCGTGAAGCTCTTCACGGATAATATGGATCCCTCTGTCCAGCCGTTGGATGCCTCGAATGTGCTGGTATTCGCGCCTGGTCTTTTCACAGGTCTACCAGTTCCTACTGGGGGGAAGTGCCTCTTCCTTTCACGTTCGCCTCTCACGGGCACTATAGCGGAGTCGGTCATGGGCGGAAACATAGGAGCCGAGTTCAAGATGGCAGGCTACGATGCTCTGGTAATCACGGGGAGGTCTGAGTTCCCTTGCGTCCTTCGAGTATGGGATGATGTTATCGATATAAAGGGAGGCTCTCCATATTGGGGGATGGTCACTAGAGATGCTCAGGAGGCCATCCGAAGGGATCTGAGAGTGAGTTCGGTGGCCTGCATTGGCCCTGCTGGCGAGAAGCTGGTCAGATACGCTACCATAGACTGTGAAGACCGACAGTGCGGACGGGCTGGTCTGGGAACGGTGATGGGCTCGAAGAACCTGAAGGCAATCGCTGTCAGGGGAACAAAGGATCTTACGATTGCTGACCCAGAGGAACTGATCAGGCTCGATCTAGAACTTCAGAACACCATGGAGAACAGCGGAGCCTTCATGGATGACACCAAGTACGGCACTGGTGAGTTCCTAAACTGGGTGAATGAGGAGAGAGGGGTCTTCCCCACGAGGAACTGGCAGGAGAGCGTTTTCGAGGACAGAAAGGAGATAGATCCGTACTACTGGGCTCCAAGATACACCCTGAGAAGCAAAGGTTGCTTCGGATGCACAAAGGCCTGCGGCAAGCTGTTCGTCGTCCAGGAAGGGAAGTACTCGGGCACGAAACTCGATGGGATCGAGTACGAGACCCTTTACTCACTGGGGGGCGAGTGCTCCAACCCGGATATCGAGGCCCTTGCCAGGGCCAACGAGGTATGCGACCTGTTGGGCATAGACACGATCTCTGCAGGGGTCTGCATAGGCTTCACAATGGAGCTCGTGGAGCGTGGCATCCTGTCCACCGATGACTTGGGAATGGAATGTCGTTTCGGAAACCCAGACGCAGTTGTCGAGATGTCGGAGATGATTGGCAGGCGCGAAGGATTCGGGAAGCTTCTTGGCGAGGGCGTCATGAGGGCCGCGAGTGAGATCGGGAACGATGTGGAGAGATATGCGATGCATGTGAAGGGAATGGAGCCACCCGCCTATGACGTTCGAGGGATCAAGGGTATGGGCCTAGGATTCATGACATCTCCTAGAGGGGCTTGCCACCTAAGGTCAGGCGTTTACGCGCTCAACCTCGTTGGCAAATTCTGGAGATGGGACAACGTCGACCGCTTTGCCGCTGAAGGAAAGGGGGAGCAAGTCAAGGCAATGGAGGACTTCATGACCGTATACGATTCACTTGGAGTCTGCAAGTTCTCTCGAGGGTTCTTCCTTATAGAAGGTTACATCCCATTCATCCGGGCGATACTGGACGAGGAGATGTCCGAGGAAGAGATACTTCAGGTGGGCGAGAGGGTCAACAACCTCAAGCAGCTTTTCAACTACTCCGTGGGCGTAAGACGGGAGGATTTCTATCTCCCCAGGAGGCTGACCGAAGAGCCGATCAAGGATGGCGTGGCAAAGGGTGCCATCATTACCGAAAAGGAAATGCATCGAATGCTCGATGACTACCTGGATGCTCGGGGTTGGGACAATGATGGGAAACCCGGAGAGAGTAAACTCAGGGAGCTTAGGCTAGCTTGA
- a CDS encoding 4Fe-4S dicluster domain-containing protein: MVAVLVSYPENCTGCRFCEMICSLYHEGAVNTKKARLRVQKPDIMNDIPLVCTQCITCGDRCCIDSCPEDAISVVDGVVTIDGGLCTACGNCKKACPYGVIWIDKTAHKCDLCGGDPMCVKFCPSGALRFEEADKDSYASLLTAWRDD, from the coding sequence ATGGTTGCTGTCTTGGTCTCGTATCCCGAGAATTGCACCGGATGCCGCTTCTGCGAGATGATCTGCTCCCTGTATCACGAGGGGGCGGTAAACACCAAGAAGGCCCGGCTGAGGGTGCAGAAGCCCGATATAATGAACGACATTCCTTTGGTGTGCACCCAATGCATCACATGTGGGGACAGATGCTGCATCGATTCCTGCCCAGAGGATGCCATATCGGTGGTAGATGGCGTTGTCACCATCGATGGAGGGCTCTGCACTGCCTGTGGGAACTGCAAGAAGGCCTGTCCATATGGCGTGATCTGGATTGACAAGACGGCTCACAAGTGCGATCTCTGCGGCGGAGATCCAATGTGCGTGAAGTTCTGTCCAAGTGGCGCTCTGCGCTTCGAGGAGGCGGATAAGGATAGCTACGCCTCCCTGCTCACCGCCTGGAGGGATGACTGA
- a CDS encoding TRC40/GET3/ArsA family transport-energizing ATPase: MRIIIYTGKGGVGKTSVAAATALKSARLGHRTLVMSTDAAHSLSDSLDIKLSSEIVNIDENLDAIEVDVLFELENRWKEIEKYITDFLVAQGLDDISAKEMAIWPGMELMSALFYIWDFYRSDEYDVIVLDTAPTAETLRLLSFPDVSDWYFDKVYKVFQRMVRLARVTVGRFMDTPLPTKEFMKDLEHLKERMKVVRHVLTSPEITSVRLVVNPEKMVINETKRAYTYLCLYNLTVESLVVNRLLPEDTEGYFKEKLKEQEHYMEVINESFNPLKIFTSELFQTELVGIPMLERLSERLFGEEDPTQVYSTDKPMDIYDDGENAILSLKLPFSMKKEVELYRSEDALLIQVGSYKRSVSLPYTLVKREILKAEFDEGRLLIKFAKEVEDD; encoded by the coding sequence GTGAGGATCATCATTTACACCGGGAAGGGTGGCGTGGGTAAGACTTCGGTTGCAGCTGCAACCGCCCTTAAATCAGCCCGTTTGGGACACAGGACCCTTGTCATGAGCACAGATGCCGCCCATTCACTTTCGGATTCATTGGATATCAAGCTCTCCAGCGAGATAGTTAATATCGATGAGAACCTGGACGCCATCGAGGTCGATGTCCTTTTCGAACTGGAGAATCGATGGAAGGAGATTGAGAAATACATAACGGACTTCTTGGTCGCGCAGGGCCTAGACGACATCAGCGCCAAGGAGATGGCCATATGGCCCGGGATGGAGCTGATGTCAGCTCTCTTCTACATCTGGGACTTCTACCGCTCTGACGAGTACGACGTGATCGTACTGGACACCGCTCCGACGGCCGAGACCCTGAGACTTCTCAGCTTCCCCGATGTCTCGGACTGGTATTTTGACAAGGTCTACAAGGTCTTTCAGCGGATGGTACGCCTGGCCCGCGTTACCGTAGGAAGGTTCATGGACACCCCTCTTCCCACTAAGGAGTTCATGAAGGATCTGGAACACCTCAAGGAGAGGATGAAAGTGGTTCGTCATGTGCTCACTTCACCCGAGATCACTTCTGTTCGCCTTGTGGTCAACCCCGAGAAGATGGTGATCAACGAGACCAAGAGGGCCTACACCTACCTCTGCCTCTACAACCTTACGGTGGAATCTCTCGTTGTCAACAGGCTCCTTCCCGAGGACACCGAGGGGTACTTCAAGGAGAAACTGAAGGAACAGGAGCACTACATGGAAGTGATCAACGAAAGCTTCAATCCTCTCAAGATATTCACTTCGGAGTTGTTCCAGACGGAGCTCGTGGGAATCCCCATGCTGGAGAGGCTTTCTGAGAGACTTTTCGGAGAAGAGGACCCAACCCAGGTCTATTCTACAGACAAGCCCATGGACATCTACGATGACGGCGAGAACGCTATACTCTCTCTCAAGCTGCCATTCTCCATGAAGAAGGAAGTAGAGTTATATAGGTCTGAAGACGCATTATTGATACAGGTCGGTTCCTACAAGCGTTCTGTCTCTCTCCCATATACACTGGTGAAGAGGGAGATACTGAAGGCAGAGTTCGATGAGGGCCGACTTCTCATCAAGTTCGCCAAGGAGGTTGAAGATGACTGA
- a CDS encoding 30S ribosomal protein S3ae, whose protein sequence is MMAKKGKTASRKVKDKWKAKEWYKVYAPSMFNQVLLGETPSAEPTNLMGRTAEATVHDLTGDFSKMHVKIQFRIQDVRGFDAHTVFTGHDLTSDYVRRLTRRKRSKTDHVVDVRTMDGYLVRIKPMSVAEKRIQSSQESAIRAIMGEEVNKAVTEMTISDLVKSIISGDLAKNIARSCKTIVPIKRVEIRKTEVLEMGEPLPIIEEIEVEAESEQEAEETEAVEEEISEETPEELMEESAESTDEAEEVDISEETEDS, encoded by the coding sequence TTGATGGCAAAGAAAGGTAAGACTGCATCCAGAAAGGTCAAGGACAAGTGGAAGGCAAAGGAATGGTACAAAGTCTATGCTCCTTCCATGTTCAACCAAGTGCTTCTAGGGGAAACGCCTAGCGCCGAACCGACCAACCTTATGGGTCGCACTGCTGAGGCCACAGTTCATGATCTGACTGGTGACTTCTCCAAGATGCATGTTAAGATACAATTCCGAATCCAGGACGTCAGGGGTTTTGACGCCCATACAGTATTCACAGGTCATGATCTGACCAGCGATTATGTAAGAAGACTCACTCGGAGGAAGAGGAGCAAGACCGATCATGTGGTAGATGTGAGGACCATGGATGGATACCTGGTCCGCATCAAGCCGATGAGCGTGGCCGAGAAGAGGATTCAATCCTCTCAGGAATCGGCAATCCGCGCGATCATGGGCGAGGAGGTCAATAAGGCCGTTACCGAGATGACCATCTCTGATCTGGTCAAGTCCATCATTTCTGGGGATCTGGCCAAGAATATTGCCAGATCCTGCAAGACAATCGTTCCGATCAAGAGGGTAGAGATCCGCAAGACCGAGGTCCTCGAGATGGGAGAGCCCCTCCCGATCATAGAGGAGATCGAGGTTGAGGCCGAGTCCGAGCAGGAAGCCGAGGAGACCGAGGCCGTCGAGGAGGAGATCTCCGAGGAGACCCCTGAGGAATTGATGGAGGAATCAGCCGAATCCACGGATGAGGCTGAGGAAGTGGACATTTCCGAGGAGACGGAAGATAGCTGA
- a CDS encoding DUF749 domain-containing protein — protein MHPVDLVGIFGVDAVPPELRGFVYFQANLEDRVLTGKEQVAILVVRNTESHITAFMDKLESIKDLEVRLETQQAFLSEDARAAMLRAIGQ, from the coding sequence ATGCACCCCGTAGACCTGGTGGGCATCTTCGGTGTCGATGCCGTGCCCCCGGAGCTCAGAGGCTTCGTGTACTTCCAGGCCAATTTGGAGGACCGAGTGCTCACGGGCAAGGAGCAGGTGGCTATACTAGTGGTCCGGAACACCGAGAGCCATATCACGGCGTTCATGGACAAGCTGGAGAGCATAAAGGATCTGGAAGTCCGCCTCGAGACCCAGCAAGCATTCCTCTCAGAGGATGCTAGGGCTGCCATGCTTCGGGCCATAGGCCAATGA